The following proteins are co-located in the Tistrella bauzanensis genome:
- a CDS encoding TetR/AcrR family transcriptional regulator, whose product MASTAAALSPRKTPVQARSAATIAALHAATIQVLTREGLGRCTTTRIAERAGMSVGSLYQYYPNRDALLSAVLERHLDDVAGTIEQCCGDQRGRPVAEMAPALVTTFLAVKLRDPAQSKALYAVARERGGPALAKAMQARMVAAIAAMLASAPDAGFDDPVLTGTIAFNALVGPVRALLEGHVPADIETRLEDQLVRLLTAYLKTHQL is encoded by the coding sequence ATGGCCTCCACCGCAGCAGCGTTAAGCCCCAGAAAAACCCCGGTTCAGGCGCGATCGGCGGCAACGATCGCGGCCCTGCATGCCGCCACGATTCAGGTTCTGACCCGCGAGGGCCTGGGCCGCTGCACCACCACCCGCATCGCCGAACGCGCGGGCATGTCAGTCGGCAGTCTGTATCAGTATTATCCGAACCGTGACGCGCTGTTGTCAGCGGTTCTGGAACGGCATCTGGACGACGTGGCCGGCACCATCGAACAATGCTGTGGCGACCAGCGCGGCAGACCGGTTGCCGAGATGGCCCCGGCCCTGGTGACCACCTTTCTTGCCGTGAAGCTGCGCGACCCCGCGCAATCGAAGGCCCTGTATGCGGTGGCGCGCGAACGCGGCGGTCCCGCCCTGGCCAAGGCCATGCAGGCGCGCATGGTGGCGGCGATCGCAGCGATGCTGGCCAGCGCCCCCGACGCCGGCTTCGACGACCCGGTCCTGACCGGCACGATCGCGTTCAACGCCCTGGTTGGGCCGGTCCGGGCCCTGCTGGAAGGGCATGTTCCGGCGGATATCGAAACCCGGCTGGAAGACCAGCTTGTCCGGCTTCTGACAGCATATCTGAAGACCCACCAGCTTTGA
- a CDS encoding aldo/keto reductase family oxidoreductase, whose product MTSLDDAGTFLLGDRRVKRIGYGAMQLAGPGVFGPPRDRAAALAVLREAIEAGVDHIDTSDFYGPHVTNQIIREALHPYPRDLTIVTKIGARRGDDASWQPDVSAEALTRAVHDNLRNLGLDVLDVVNLRIMLDAHGPAEGSIEEPLAVLAGLQRQGLVRDIGLSNVTATQVAEAREIATIVCVQNMYNIAHRGDDALIDQLAGDGIAYVPFFPLGGFSPLQSSVLSDVAGQLGATPMQVALAWLLRRSANVLLIPGTASVAHLRENLAAAALDLSDDMRAALDRVAG is encoded by the coding sequence ATGACCAGCCTTGACGATGCCGGCACATTCCTTCTTGGCGACCGCCGCGTGAAGCGGATCGGCTATGGCGCCATGCAATTGGCGGGCCCGGGCGTCTTCGGCCCTCCCAGAGACCGGGCGGCGGCACTGGCGGTGCTGCGCGAGGCCATCGAAGCGGGGGTCGATCATATCGACACCAGCGATTTCTATGGCCCCCATGTCACCAATCAGATCATCCGCGAGGCACTGCACCCGTATCCCCGCGATCTGACCATCGTGACCAAGATCGGGGCCCGACGCGGCGACGACGCCTCGTGGCAGCCGGATGTCTCGGCGGAAGCGCTGACCCGGGCGGTGCACGACAATCTCCGCAATCTGGGGCTGGATGTGCTGGATGTGGTCAATCTGCGGATCATGCTCGACGCGCATGGGCCGGCCGAGGGCTCGATCGAGGAACCACTGGCGGTTCTGGCCGGGCTGCAGCGCCAGGGGCTGGTGCGGGATATCGGTCTGAGCAACGTCACGGCCACGCAGGTGGCCGAAGCGCGCGAGATCGCGACCATCGTCTGCGTGCAGAACATGTACAACATCGCCCATCGCGGCGACGATGCCCTGATCGATCAGCTTGCCGGCGACGGTATCGCCTATGTGCCGTTCTTTCCGCTGGGCGGATTCTCGCCGCTGCAGTCATCGGTGCTGTCGGATGTGGCCGGCCAGCTCGGTGCCACGCCGATGCAGGTGGCGCTGGCCTGGCTGCTCCGCCGGTCGGCCAACGTCCTGCTGATTCCCGGCACCGCGTCGGTGGCGCATCTGCGTGAAAATCTGGCTGCCGCCGCGTTGGATCTGTCGGACGATATGCGTGCGGCGCTCGATCGGGTGGCCGGATAG
- a CDS encoding Crp/Fnr family transcriptional regulator produces the protein MSTLAAELARIDLLSDLPRTGLAAVAAQVRTARHAAGTVVLDADDGTSNRDVFLVLDGVVDIINYALTGREVSFARIEAGGYFGELSAIDGLPRSARVVAATDCRLAALSPQLFDRLVTEQPTVARKVMLRLTRIIRACDERIMDLSTLRAVERVAVEILRLARPVDGGAAIPGSWVVDRLPAQRDIAARVGTARETVARVLSQLQDDGVVERRGRMLVVPDRMRLLRVAAGDRPEALLAR, from the coding sequence ATGAGTACGCTGGCTGCTGAGCTTGCCCGCATCGATCTGCTGTCGGATCTGCCGCGTACCGGCCTTGCCGCGGTGGCAGCGCAGGTGCGCACCGCGCGTCATGCTGCGGGCACCGTGGTGCTGGACGCCGATGACGGCACCAGCAATCGTGATGTTTTCCTGGTGCTCGACGGGGTGGTGGACATCATCAACTATGCCCTGACCGGCCGCGAGGTCTCGTTCGCGCGGATCGAGGCCGGAGGCTATTTCGGCGAGCTGTCGGCGATCGACGGCCTGCCGCGATCGGCCCGGGTGGTGGCGGCGACCGATTGTCGGCTGGCGGCCCTGTCGCCGCAGCTGTTCGACCGGCTGGTGACCGAACAGCCGACGGTGGCGCGCAAGGTGATGCTGCGCCTGACCCGGATCATCCGTGCCTGCGACGAACGGATCATGGATCTCAGCACCCTGCGGGCGGTGGAACGGGTGGCGGTGGAGATTCTGCGTCTGGCACGGCCGGTGGATGGCGGTGCCGCCATTCCCGGAAGCTGGGTGGTCGACCGGCTGCCGGCGCAGCGCGACATCGCCGCTCGGGTCGGCACCGCACGCGAAACCGTTGCCCGGGTGCTGTCGCAGCTTCAGGATGACGGCGTGGTGGAACGTCGCGGCCGCATGCTGGTGGTGCCCGATCGCATGCGCCTGCTGCGGGTTGCGGCCGGTGACCGGCCGGAAGCGCTGCTCGCCCGGTGA
- a CDS encoding lipase family protein, which produces MAYDINQTVFMLSLASNAVAGIKATTSGYDTELVDYMAAGLNGGTLQDLSSTGAFAAYQGPAWTGFFAKTNAELAGGDWQVVWGPCVWVAPLKAGAKLLSLYATNSMYVAWSPSLATYVVAIAATNAANLMDWIDEDFDVYAHDTATWPPQIPFTVKRHDVLPATTPQISAGTATGISALLGMTDPVQGSLKSFLASKADGGSTLWFTGHSLAGALSPTLAFYLYPDPTSSGWGAINLLPSAGATPGNQAWLDLFTAGYPDATDYVNLHDVVPRAWNMLPSVIGDKDAAGNYPSIFGMLGSGTISVGYTVSSLVHYMERRIKDITYANIPHQTFGAADFSSNWGLFTYTETTDAQGYTLKTDPVWNPWPAFTDANPVTAQNPPQPGKATVLGQIGRLILATHIDQYSNELGVSAPQLLPGVPADWKPHDPDIDTVLALLHGD; this is translated from the coding sequence ATGGCCTATGACATCAACCAGACCGTGTTCATGCTGAGCCTCGCGTCAAACGCTGTCGCCGGCATCAAGGCCACGACCTCCGGTTACGATACCGAACTTGTCGACTACATGGCCGCCGGGCTGAATGGCGGCACCTTGCAGGATCTGTCGTCCACCGGTGCCTTCGCCGCCTATCAGGGGCCGGCCTGGACCGGGTTCTTCGCGAAAACCAATGCCGAACTGGCGGGTGGCGACTGGCAGGTGGTGTGGGGGCCCTGCGTGTGGGTGGCGCCCCTGAAGGCCGGCGCGAAGCTGCTGTCGCTCTATGCGACCAATTCGATGTATGTCGCCTGGAGCCCCTCGCTCGCGACCTATGTTGTGGCGATCGCCGCCACCAATGCCGCCAATCTGATGGACTGGATCGACGAGGATTTCGACGTCTACGCCCATGATACCGCGACATGGCCGCCCCAGATCCCGTTCACGGTCAAGCGTCACGACGTGTTGCCGGCCACCACCCCGCAGATCTCGGCCGGCACCGCCACCGGCATCAGCGCCCTGCTGGGCATGACCGATCCGGTTCAAGGCAGCCTGAAATCCTTCCTGGCCTCGAAGGCCGATGGCGGGTCGACGCTGTGGTTCACCGGCCACAGCCTGGCAGGCGCCCTGTCGCCGACGCTTGCCTTCTATCTCTATCCCGATCCGACCAGCAGCGGCTGGGGGGCGATCAACCTGTTGCCCTCGGCCGGCGCCACGCCCGGCAATCAGGCCTGGCTGGATCTGTTCACCGCCGGCTATCCCGATGCCACCGACTACGTCAATCTGCACGACGTGGTGCCACGGGCCTGGAACATGCTGCCCAGCGTGATCGGCGACAAGGATGCCGCCGGCAACTATCCCAGCATCTTCGGCATGCTGGGATCGGGCACGATCAGTGTCGGCTATACCGTCTCCAGTCTGGTGCATTACATGGAGCGGCGGATCAAGGACATCACCTATGCCAACATCCCGCATCAGACCTTCGGCGCCGCCGATTTTTCAAGCAACTGGGGTCTGTTCACCTATACCGAGACCACCGATGCCCAGGGCTATACGCTGAAGACCGATCCGGTCTGGAACCCGTGGCCGGCCTTCACCGACGCCAATCCGGTGACCGCCCAGAACCCGCCGCAGCCGGGCAAGGCCACGGTGCTGGGCCAGATCGGCCGGCTGATCCTGGCCACCCATATCGACCAGTATTCGAATGAGCTGGGGGTCAGCGCGCCGCAGCTTCTGCCGGGCGTGCCGGCGGACTGGAAGCCGCATGATCCGGATATCGATACGGTTCTGGCACTGCTGCACGGCGATTGA
- a CDS encoding tyrosine recombinase XerC, with protein MSGPAVARRRLTGAATDAVAGADGAAPSALTLPADIAAAVADWDRWLVAERRAAANTIDAYHRDLKGFLAFIQDWSGGLDNLPALAAIEISGFRAWMASRRSAGLKPASTARALAVVRGFYRRIDRVHGLPAPGLAGIGSPKHARPAPRPMTPDEAGRVTALAAEMAAEGGPAWIAARERALFALLWGAGLRIGEALGLDGRDWPGLRDRQPALTVRGKGGKQRRVPLIAAVTEAVEAYRAICPHPQTPDRPIFTGLRGGRLDRAVAERHMAAARRALGLDDSATPHALRHSFATHLLDGGADLRVIQDLLGHESLATTQRYTAVATERMIAAYTAAHPRARMRGDGPDPQSDDDPQSDGGPQSDGGSAQT; from the coding sequence ATGTCTGGCCCGGCTGTGGCCCGCCGCCGGCTGACCGGCGCCGCGACCGATGCCGTGGCCGGCGCCGACGGCGCGGCGCCATCGGCCCTGACCCTGCCCGCCGACATCGCCGCCGCCGTGGCCGACTGGGATCGGTGGCTGGTGGCCGAACGGCGCGCCGCGGCGAACACTATCGATGCCTATCACCGCGACCTCAAAGGCTTCCTGGCCTTCATCCAGGACTGGAGCGGCGGACTGGACAATCTGCCGGCACTGGCCGCGATCGAGATTTCAGGATTCCGCGCCTGGATGGCCAGCCGGCGTTCAGCCGGGCTGAAGCCTGCCTCCACCGCCCGCGCGCTGGCGGTGGTGCGCGGTTTCTATCGCCGGATCGATCGGGTGCATGGTCTGCCAGCGCCGGGGCTGGCCGGCATCGGCAGCCCGAAACATGCCCGCCCGGCACCGCGGCCGATGACGCCGGACGAGGCCGGCCGGGTGACGGCGCTGGCCGCCGAGATGGCGGCCGAGGGAGGGCCCGCCTGGATCGCTGCCCGCGAACGCGCGCTGTTCGCCCTGTTATGGGGGGCGGGGCTGCGCATCGGCGAGGCGTTGGGCCTGGATGGCCGCGACTGGCCGGGCCTGCGCGACCGCCAGCCGGCACTGACCGTGCGCGGCAAGGGTGGCAAGCAACGCCGCGTGCCGTTGATCGCGGCGGTGACCGAAGCGGTGGAGGCCTATCGCGCCATCTGTCCGCATCCTCAGACGCCGGATCGGCCGATCTTCACCGGCCTGCGCGGCGGCCGGCTGGACCGGGCGGTGGCCGAACGCCACATGGCCGCGGCCCGCCGAGCGCTGGGGCTGGACGACAGCGCCACGCCCCATGCCCTGCGCCACAGCTTCGCCACCCATCTGCTGGATGGCGGCGCCGATCTGCGGGTTATCCAGGATCTGCTGGGCCATGAAAGCCTGGCAACCACCCAGCGCTATACCGCCGTCGCCACCGAACGGATGATCGCCGCCTATACCGCCGCCCATCCCCGCGCCCGGATGCGCGGGGATGGCCCCGACCCGCAATCAGACGACGACCCGCAATCAGACGGGGGCCCGCAATCAGACGGCGGATCGGCGCAGACATGA
- a CDS encoding DUF484 family protein, with the protein MTSSSDTAAPATGRPIEDADVLAHLARNPDFFQRHPAALEGLTLPGRRHGDAVVDMQRFQIERLSRTVDDIRSTQKRLIGTVQANADIETRVRASVIALVGAGSLGRLNDLLVQALPQALGIERAFLATEAEPAGLPAGMLALPRGSVDRLVGAGRDLRLRGRIADDDRPPLWTGAETVRSDAIVRLKPRAGMAPMLLVLGDSREATWHDGQASDLLDFLAAVIAQCLARLWPAAG; encoded by the coding sequence ATGACCAGCAGCTCCGATACCGCCGCACCCGCCACCGGACGTCCGATCGAAGACGCCGACGTGCTGGCACACCTCGCCCGCAACCCGGATTTCTTCCAGCGCCATCCGGCCGCACTCGAAGGGCTGACCCTGCCGGGCCGCCGCCATGGCGACGCCGTTGTCGACATGCAACGGTTCCAGATCGAGCGGCTGTCACGCACGGTCGACGACATACGCAGCACCCAGAAGCGGTTGATCGGTACGGTTCAGGCCAATGCCGACATCGAAACCCGGGTCCGGGCCTCGGTGATTGCCCTGGTCGGCGCCGGCAGCCTTGGCCGGTTGAACGATCTGCTGGTTCAGGCCCTGCCGCAGGCTCTGGGCATCGAGCGGGCGTTTCTTGCCACCGAGGCCGAGCCGGCCGGCCTGCCGGCGGGCATGCTGGCCCTGCCGCGCGGCAGCGTCGATCGTCTGGTCGGCGCCGGCCGCGACCTTCGCCTGCGCGGTCGCATCGCCGATGACGACCGCCCGCCGCTGTGGACCGGTGCCGAGACCGTGCGCTCAGATGCGATCGTGCGCCTGAAGCCGCGTGCCGGCATGGCGCCGATGCTGCTGGTGCTGGGCGACAGCCGCGAAGCGACCTGGCATGACGGCCAGGCCAGCGATCTGCTGGATTTCCTGGCGGCGGTGATCGCCCAATGTCTGGCCCGGCTGTGGCCCGCCGCCGGCTGA
- the fsa gene encoding fructose-6-phosphate aldolase, translating to MKFFVDTADIAEIRELAATGLVDGVTTNPSLIAKSGRKFVEVIEEICAVVAGPVSAEVTALDHEKMLAEGRYLARIAPNVTIKVPLTVDGLKTCKALSDEGTPVNVTLCFSPAQAILAAKAGARFISPFVGRFDDIGARGMDLIEQIVEIYDNYPTFQTEVLVASVRHPLHVVEAGRMGADVVTVPPSVLRQMYQHPLTDKGLAAFMADWEKTGQTVL from the coding sequence ATGAAGTTCTTCGTCGATACCGCCGACATCGCCGAAATCCGTGAGCTTGCCGCGACCGGTCTGGTCGACGGCGTCACCACCAATCCGTCGCTGATCGCCAAGAGCGGCCGCAAATTCGTCGAGGTGATCGAAGAGATCTGCGCCGTCGTCGCAGGCCCGGTCTCGGCCGAGGTGACAGCGCTCGATCACGAGAAGATGCTGGCCGAAGGCCGGTATCTGGCGCGCATCGCCCCTAATGTCACCATCAAGGTGCCGCTGACCGTCGATGGGTTGAAGACCTGCAAGGCACTGTCCGACGAAGGCACGCCGGTCAATGTCACGCTGTGCTTCTCGCCCGCACAGGCGATCCTGGCCGCCAAGGCCGGTGCCCGCTTCATCTCGCCCTTCGTCGGCCGGTTCGACGACATCGGCGCGCGCGGCATGGATCTGATCGAGCAGATCGTCGAGATCTACGACAATTACCCCACCTTCCAGACCGAGGTTCTGGTGGCGTCGGTGCGCCATCCGCTGCATGTGGTCGAGGCCGGCCGCATGGGCGCCGATGTCGTCACCGTGCCGCCGAGCGTGCTGCGCCAGATGTATCAGCACCCGCTGACCGACAAGGGTCTGGCCGCGTTCATGGCCGATTGGGAGAAGACCGGCCAGACCGTGCTCTGA
- a CDS encoding primosomal protein N' produces MTTQDTSAKPACDADARLFRAGDRVAVLPLQAMGGQPGRAGGRLDRLDYLVPPGLDLTPGAVVRVPLGPRQITGVVWGPGEGDLAATRLKPVTGRRDCPPVSGPLRRLVDAVASYTVSPPAGVLRMVLPIDEALDPPRPEAGLVLTGAAPQGRLTAQRRAVLEVISAGAAAGDTPPSVADVARAADVSDGVVRGLIEAGVLAVVERPGGRGGDEAPAPDPERPGPALGPDQTAAAAALVDAVAQGFSVEVLDGVTGSGKTEVYFEAIAAALRRGRQALVLVPEIALTTQWLERFRARFGAAPLSWHSELGHAHRRRAWRAVAEGRVPVVVGARSALFLPFADLGLIVVDEEHDAAFKQEEGVIYHARDMAVMRGALEAVPVVLASATPALETLANVERGRYHRRRLAARHGAAVMPAVEAIDMRGQRLPAVRFVSEPLKQAIVDAAARGEQAMLFINRRGYAPLTLCRACGHRMRCPSCDAWLVEHRLRAGGPRLICHHCGHDEKLPDACPDCGAEDKFAPCGPGVERLAEEVAGLLPDLRVAVMTSDTIAGPEAAAELIGRMEAGAVDVLIGTQMMAKGYHFPKLTVVGVVDADLGLAGGDLRAAERTYQLLAQVAGRAGRAERPGRVLLQTYDPGHPVIRALIAGDRDGFLEAEADARRQAGAPPYGRWAAVIVSAPDVGDARATADLFARALRRTLPPGARLLGPAPAPIGLLRGRHRLRLLAMADRAADLPLAMARARELVPVRGAIRVQIDVDPQSFL; encoded by the coding sequence ATGACCACCCAGGATACAAGCGCCAAGCCCGCATGCGACGCCGATGCGCGGCTCTTCAGGGCCGGTGACCGGGTGGCGGTGCTGCCGTTGCAGGCCATGGGCGGCCAGCCGGGGCGTGCGGGCGGGCGACTGGACCGGCTGGACTATCTGGTGCCGCCGGGGCTGGATCTGACCCCGGGCGCCGTGGTGCGGGTGCCGCTGGGGCCGCGCCAGATCACCGGCGTGGTCTGGGGGCCGGGAGAAGGCGATCTGGCCGCCACACGGCTGAAGCCGGTGACCGGGCGGCGCGATTGCCCGCCGGTGTCGGGGCCGCTGCGGCGGCTGGTGGATGCCGTGGCCAGCTATACCGTGTCGCCGCCGGCCGGCGTGCTGCGCATGGTGCTGCCGATCGACGAGGCGCTGGATCCGCCCCGGCCCGAGGCCGGGCTGGTGCTGACCGGGGCGGCGCCACAGGGCCGGCTGACCGCCCAGCGCCGGGCGGTGCTGGAGGTGATATCGGCCGGGGCCGCGGCCGGCGATACGCCGCCATCAGTGGCCGATGTCGCGCGTGCCGCCGATGTCTCGGATGGTGTGGTCCGCGGGCTGATCGAGGCCGGGGTTCTGGCCGTGGTCGAGCGGCCCGGCGGCCGGGGGGGCGATGAGGCGCCGGCGCCCGACCCGGAGCGTCCCGGCCCGGCGCTCGGCCCCGACCAGACTGCGGCGGCGGCGGCCCTGGTGGATGCGGTGGCGCAGGGTTTCTCGGTCGAGGTGCTGGACGGCGTGACCGGCTCGGGCAAGACCGAGGTCTATTTCGAGGCGATCGCGGCCGCCCTGCGCCGCGGCCGGCAGGCATTGGTGCTGGTGCCCGAAATCGCCCTGACCACCCAATGGCTTGAACGCTTTCGCGCCCGCTTCGGTGCGGCACCCTTGAGCTGGCATTCGGAACTGGGCCATGCCCATCGCCGCCGCGCCTGGCGGGCGGTGGCGGAAGGCCGGGTGCCGGTGGTGGTGGGCGCGCGCTCGGCGCTGTTCCTGCCCTTTGCCGATCTGGGGCTGATCGTGGTCGACGAAGAGCACGATGCCGCCTTCAAGCAGGAGGAGGGCGTGATCTATCATGCCCGCGACATGGCGGTGATGCGCGGTGCGCTGGAGGCGGTGCCGGTGGTGCTGGCCTCGGCGACGCCGGCGCTGGAAACCCTGGCCAATGTCGAACGCGGCCGCTATCACCGCCGCCGTCTGGCGGCGCGCCATGGCGCGGCGGTGATGCCGGCGGTGGAGGCGATCGACATGCGCGGTCAGCGGCTGCCGGCGGTGCGCTTCGTCTCGGAGCCTCTGAAACAGGCGATCGTCGATGCGGCGGCGCGCGGCGAACAGGCGATGCTGTTCATCAATCGGCGGGGTTATGCGCCGCTGACCCTGTGCCGGGCCTGCGGCCATCGCATGCGCTGCCCGTCCTGCGATGCCTGGCTGGTGGAACACCGCCTGCGGGCGGGCGGGCCGCGCCTGATCTGCCATCATTGCGGCCATGACGAGAAACTGCCCGATGCCTGCCCGGATTGCGGCGCCGAGGACAAGTTCGCGCCCTGCGGCCCCGGTGTCGAGCGGCTGGCCGAAGAGGTGGCGGGCCTGCTGCCAGATCTGCGGGTGGCCGTGATGACCAGCGACACCATTGCCGGGCCCGAGGCGGCGGCGGAGCTGATCGGGCGGATGGAGGCAGGCGCGGTGGACGTGCTGATCGGCACCCAGATGATGGCCAAGGGCTATCATTTCCCGAAGCTGACCGTGGTGGGGGTGGTGGATGCCGATCTGGGGCTGGCGGGCGGCGATCTGCGTGCGGCGGAGCGGACCTATCAGCTCCTGGCCCAGGTGGCCGGCCGCGCCGGGCGCGCCGAGCGGCCCGGGCGGGTGCTGCTTCAGACTTATGACCCCGGCCATCCGGTGATCCGGGCGCTGATCGCCGGCGACCGGGATGGCTTTCTTGAGGCGGAGGCCGATGCGCGGCGCCAGGCCGGTGCCCCCCCCTATGGCCGCTGGGCGGCGGTGATCGTCTCGGCACCAGATGTCGGCGATGCCCGCGCCACCGCCGATCTGTTCGCCCGCGCGCTCCGCCGGACGCTGCCCCCCGGCGCCCGGCTGCTGGGCCCGGCGCCGGCCCCGATCGGCCTGCTGCGCGGCCGCCACCGGCTGCGGCTGCTGGCGATGGCTGATCGGGCGGCGGATCTGCCGCTGGCGATGGCGCGGGCGCGGGAACTGGTGCCGGTCAGGGGCGCCATCCGCGTGCAGATCGATGTGGACCCGCAGAGCTTTCTGTGA
- a CDS encoding F0F1 ATP synthase subunit delta has product MAGAQADATGLAGRYATALFDLAQEREALDAVTGDLARFRQLLDESAEFSRLVRSPIVSRDDQVKAVTAIADTLGVSELTRNFVGYVASQRRLFSLAAMIRAFEALVARARGEVIAEVSSAHALTDEQKGALETALKQAVGGAVAIRTTVDPSLIGGLVVRVGSRMIDGSIRTKLHSLKLAMKGVG; this is encoded by the coding sequence GTGGCAGGTGCGCAAGCGGATGCGACCGGACTGGCGGGGCGTTATGCGACCGCCTTGTTCGATTTGGCGCAGGAGCGTGAAGCGCTCGATGCGGTGACCGGCGATCTCGCCCGATTCAGGCAGCTGCTGGACGAGAGCGCGGAGTTCTCTCGCCTGGTGCGCAGCCCGATCGTGTCGCGAGACGACCAGGTCAAGGCGGTGACGGCGATCGCCGATACACTCGGCGTAAGCGAACTCACCCGGAATTTTGTCGGTTATGTGGCGAGCCAGCGGCGGCTGTTCTCCCTCGCGGCCATGATCCGTGCCTTCGAGGCGCTGGTCGCCCGGGCGCGCGGTGAAGTGATCGCCGAGGTCAGCTCGGCTCATGCCCTGACCGACGAGCAGAAAGGCGCGCTCGAAACCGCGCTCAAGCAGGCGGTGGGCGGTGCGGTTGCGATCCGCACGACCGTGGATCCGTCACTCATTGGCGGGCTGGTCGTGCGTGTCGGCTCACGCATGATCGACGGATCGATCCGCACCAAGCTGCACAGTCTGAAACTCGCCATGAAAGGGGTTGGATGA
- the atpA gene encoding F0F1 ATP synthase subunit alpha: MDIRAAEISAIIKEQIASFGTEAEVAEVGRVLSVGDGIARVYGLDQVQAGEMVEFADGTKGMALNLEADNVGIVIFGEDRAISEGSLVKRTKSIVDVPVGRGLLGRVIDALGNPLDGKGPIASTERSLVESKAPGIIPRQSVSEPMQTGLKAIDALVPVGRGQRELIIGDRQTGKTAVAIDTILNQKAAHAGSDDSKKLFCIYVAIGQKRSTVAQIVKTLEDNGAMEYTVVVAATASEPAPLQFLAPYSGCAIGEYFRDNGMHALIIYDDLSKQAVAYRQMSLLLRRPPGREAYPGDVFYLHSRLLERAAKMSKERGSGSLTALPVIETQAGDVSAYIPTNVISITDGQIFLETGLFYRGIRPAINVGLSVSRVGSAAQTKAMKQVAGRIKLDLAQFREMEAFAQFGSDLDASTQKLLARGARLTELLKQPQFSPLKMEEQVCVIFAGVRGYLDAIPVNSIGKFEAALLGDLRGENKAILDAIATEGKLSDETEAKLVTVVGRVAKTFAA, translated from the coding sequence ATGGACATCCGCGCCGCTGAAATTTCGGCGATCATCAAGGAGCAGATCGCCAGCTTCGGCACCGAGGCCGAGGTTGCCGAGGTCGGGCGGGTGCTGTCCGTCGGTGACGGTATCGCGCGCGTCTACGGCCTCGACCAGGTCCAGGCTGGCGAGATGGTCGAATTCGCCGATGGCACCAAGGGTATGGCGCTGAACCTCGAAGCCGACAATGTCGGTATCGTGATTTTCGGCGAAGACCGTGCCATCAGCGAAGGCTCGCTGGTCAAGCGCACCAAGTCGATCGTGGACGTGCCGGTGGGCCGTGGCCTGCTGGGCCGCGTCATCGACGCGCTGGGCAATCCGCTTGACGGCAAGGGTCCGATCGCCTCGACCGAGCGCTCGCTGGTCGAAAGCAAGGCCCCGGGCATCATCCCGCGCCAGTCGGTGTCGGAGCCGATGCAGACCGGCCTGAAGGCGATCGACGCCCTGGTGCCGGTCGGCCGTGGTCAGCGCGAGCTGATCATCGGTGACCGCCAGACCGGCAAGACCGCCGTCGCCATCGACACCATCCTGAACCAGAAGGCGGCTCACGCCGGTTCGGATGACTCGAAGAAGCTGTTCTGCATCTATGTCGCGATCGGCCAGAAGCGGTCGACTGTGGCGCAGATCGTGAAGACGCTCGAAGACAACGGCGCGATGGAATACACCGTCGTCGTGGCCGCGACCGCGTCGGAGCCCGCTCCGCTGCAGTTCCTGGCGCCCTATTCGGGTTGCGCGATCGGCGAGTACTTCCGCGACAACGGCATGCATGCGCTGATCATCTATGACGATCTGTCGAAGCAGGCCGTGGCCTATCGCCAGATGTCGCTGCTGCTCCGTCGTCCTCCGGGACGTGAAGCCTATCCGGGCGACGTGTTCTATCTTCACAGCCGCCTGCTTGAGCGCGCCGCGAAGATGAGCAAGGAGCGCGGCTCGGGCTCGCTGACCGCCCTGCCGGTGATCGAGACCCAGGCGGGCGACGTGTCGGCCTATATTCCGACCAACGTGATTTCGATCACCGACGGTCAGATCTTCCTTGAGACGGGCCTGTTCTATCGCGGCATCCGTCCTGCCATCAATGTCGGTCTGTCGGTGTCCCGCGTGGGTTCTGCCGCTCAGACCAAGGCGATGAAGCAGGTTGCGGGCCGCATCAAGCTCGACCTCGCGCAGTTCCGCGAGATGGAGGCCTTCGCTCAGTTCGGTTCCGACCTCGACGCCTCGACCCAGAAGCTTCTGGCCCGCGGCGCGCGTCTGACCGAGCTGCTGAAGCAGCCCCAGTTCTCGCCGCTGAAGATGGAAGAGCAGGTCTGCGTGATCTTCGCCGGCGTGCGCGGCTATCTCGATGCGATCCCGGTCAATTCGATCGGCAAGTTCGAGGCGGCGCTGCTGGGCGATCTGCGCGGCGAGAACAAGGCGATCCTCGATGCCATCGCGACCGAGGGCAAGCTCTCGGACGAGACGGAAGCGAAGCTCGTCACTGTCGTCGGGCGTGTCGCCAAGACCTTCGCCGCCTGA